Proteins encoded by one window of Bacteroidia bacterium:
- the rpiB gene encoding ribose 5-phosphate isomerase B gives MPKPIGIAADHAGYELKEILKPLLAELGFDAIDFGTHSTASMDYPDVIHPLCKDLTDGKFSIGIIICGSGNGVNITANKYSGIRSALCWAPELAALARQHNNANVLAIPARFIAVDDAKECVRLFLSTAFEGGRHQTRVDKIPRC, from the coding sequence ATGCCAAAACCCATCGGAATTGCTGCCGACCATGCCGGATACGAATTGAAGGAAATTCTTAAGCCATTGCTTGCCGAACTGGGGTTTGATGCCATTGATTTTGGCACCCATTCCACTGCCAGTATGGATTACCCGGATGTTATTCATCCCTTGTGCAAGGATTTAACCGATGGAAAATTCAGCATTGGAATAATTATTTGTGGAAGTGGTAATGGAGTTAATATAACAGCGAATAAATATTCCGGCATTCGTTCTGCCTTGTGCTGGGCTCCTGAGTTAGCAGCCTTGGCAAGACAACACAACAATGCCAATGTTCTGGCTATTCCTGCGCGATTTATTGCGGTGGATGATGCAAAAGAATGCGTACGTTTGTTTCTCTCAACGGCCTTTGAAGGTGGTCGCCACCAAACTCGGGTCGATAAAATACCCAGGTGTTAA
- a CDS encoding neutral/alkaline non-lysosomal ceramidase N-terminal domain-containing protein, translating to MLRCGSAKKDITYFKPGVGMMGFGMWFNIVKGVETPLHARAYVFIDEETGKKIAFVNAEICFITVAIKRGVMKRLSRHHAELDFHDQNVMLTAQHTHSGPGGYSHYGLYNMSIPGFMPENYATIVDGIADAIIEAHENAVPARLRVSTGEMPTDKEVAFNRSIDAWNQNPEVTKYSKDQTHLAFDRRMTLLLAEDLNGNPLFTINWFGIHTTSVPNYNTNINADNKGYAATWMEEALEKRFGKPVLSSFAQRACGDISPNFIYVKERGQVMGKFKEDYVESAKYNGKVQFEKANEIFEQALSSPELAPSLDAALCYVKFADTTAYPEFANGNTDAFTSPPCQGVAFFEGTAEGPGMAKAVATAAKGLIKLVRAWEYAIAPFSKKEFGERIRKRDKAQGNKEILIESGERKIMGTGDVKNFIIPGWADRGIATFKRFHANGSLADKPWTPLVLPLQIFILGEIAIVGVAGELTTVASWRLEKTVLEVLSKRGVKQVIISTYCNAYHGYVTTFEEYQVQCYEGGHTVYGQYTLAAFQSRYKDLAEEMLKPAQERHLDHETNPVFFTEEELAKRTYDHKTQEPLLKAKKLGNPLAG from the coding sequence ATGTTACGTTGTGGTTCAGCAAAAAAAGACATTACCTACTTTAAACCCGGAGTAGGAATGATGGGATTTGGAATGTGGTTTAATATTGTAAAGGGAGTTGAAACTCCATTGCATGCCAGGGCTTATGTGTTTATCGATGAAGAAACCGGTAAGAAAATAGCCTTTGTTAACGCCGAAATTTGCTTTATTACCGTGGCAATTAAGCGCGGAGTGATGAAACGCTTGAGTCGCCACCATGCCGAGTTGGATTTTCATGACCAAAATGTAATGCTCACCGCACAACACACTCACAGTGGTCCGGGAGGCTATTCGCACTACGGTCTCTACAACATGAGCATACCCGGATTTATGCCTGAAAACTATGCCACCATTGTGGATGGAATTGCCGATGCCATTATTGAAGCACATGAAAATGCCGTTCCTGCCAGGTTGCGTGTTTCCACCGGCGAAATGCCAACCGACAAAGAAGTAGCCTTCAACCGCAGCATCGATGCCTGGAATCAAAACCCGGAAGTGACCAAATATTCCAAAGATCAAACCCATTTGGCTTTCGATAGACGTATGACTTTGCTCCTAGCCGAAGATTTAAATGGAAACCCATTGTTTACCATCAATTGGTTTGGTATTCATACAACCTCGGTGCCTAATTACAATACCAACATCAATGCAGATAACAAAGGTTATGCTGCAACCTGGATGGAAGAAGCCCTTGAAAAGCGCTTCGGAAAGCCGGTGCTTTCCTCCTTTGCACAGCGGGCTTGTGGCGATATCAGTCCCAACTTTATCTATGTGAAAGAACGTGGACAGGTAATGGGGAAATTCAAAGAGGATTATGTGGAAAGTGCTAAATACAATGGAAAAGTGCAGTTTGAAAAGGCAAATGAAATCTTTGAACAAGCCCTCTCCTCACCTGAATTGGCTCCTTCATTAGATGCGGCCTTGTGCTATGTGAAGTTTGCCGATACCACGGCTTATCCCGAATTTGCCAATGGTAACACCGATGCCTTTACTTCGCCTCCGTGTCAGGGAGTAGCATTTTTTGAAGGTACTGCCGAAGGTCCGGGCATGGCTAAAGCAGTGGCTACGGCAGCCAAAGGACTTATCAAACTGGTTCGGGCCTGGGAATATGCCATTGCCCCATTTTCGAAAAAGGAATTTGGTGAAAGAATCCGGAAGCGGGATAAGGCACAAGGAAACAAGGAAATTCTGATAGAGTCGGGCGAGCGAAAAATAATGGGTACCGGAGATGTGAAAAATTTCATCATTCCGGGTTGGGCCGACCGGGGAATCGCTACTTTCAAACGCTTTCATGCCAACGGAAGTCTGGCCGATAAACCCTGGACTCCCTTGGTGTTACCCCTGCAAATTTTTATCCTGGGTGAAATTGCTATTGTTGGTGTGGCCGGAGAATTAACCACGGTTGCTTCCTGGAGATTAGAAAAAACAGTTTTGGAGGTTTTGTCTAAACGAGGGGTAAAGCAAGTTATAATCTCAACCTATTGCAATGCCTACCACGGCTATGTAACTACCTTTGAAGAATACCAAGTGCAATGCTACGAAGGTGGTCATACCGTTTATGGACAATACACCTTGGCAGCCTTTCAAAGTAGGTACAAGGATTTAGCGGAAGAAATGTTGAAACCTGCCCAGGAGCGGCATTTAGATCACGAAACCAATCCGGTGTTTTTTACAGAGGAAGAACTTGCCAAACGAACCTACGACCACAAAACGCAGGAACCATTGCTCAAGGCAAAAAAGCTGGGAAACCCTCTTGCCGGATAA
- a CDS encoding alpha/beta hydrolase, giving the protein MNPEIQQEGKFKYIEKGQGPVLISLHGLFGALSNFSDLFNHFSGHYRVIIPLMPIYELPVDETNVKSLASYIQEFIEFKGLGKVNLLGNSLGGHVALVYTVANLDKVNLLILTGSSGLYENAFGGSFPRREDKSFIRDRVAYTFYDPKHANDELVDEVFGLVNDREKLIRILALAKSAIRHNMAEELHHIQSPVCLIWGKQDNITPPDVAEDFHKLLPNNELFWIDECGHAPMMEQPQQFNSILDSWLSKQKV; this is encoded by the coding sequence ATGAATCCCGAAATACAACAAGAAGGAAAATTCAAATACATCGAAAAGGGCCAAGGTCCTGTCCTCATTTCCTTGCATGGATTGTTTGGGGCATTGAGTAATTTTTCTGACCTTTTCAATCATTTTTCAGGCCACTACCGGGTAATCATCCCCTTGATGCCCATTTACGAATTGCCTGTTGATGAAACCAATGTAAAATCTTTGGCTTCCTACATTCAGGAATTTATTGAATTTAAAGGACTAGGTAAGGTAAACTTGTTGGGAAATTCATTGGGTGGACATGTGGCCTTGGTTTATACTGTTGCCAATTTAGACAAGGTAAATCTGCTTATACTTACCGGAAGTTCAGGATTGTACGAAAATGCCTTTGGAGGTTCATTTCCACGCAGAGAAGATAAATCCTTTATTCGCGACCGGGTGGCTTACACCTTTTACGACCCTAAACATGCCAATGACGAGTTGGTGGATGAGGTGTTTGGATTGGTAAACGATCGCGAAAAATTGATTCGAATTTTGGCCCTGGCCAAGTCAGCCATCCGACACAACATGGCTGAAGAATTGCACCATATTCAAAGTCCGGTTTGCTTGATTTGGGGCAAGCAAGACAATATTACCCCGCCCGATGTGGCAGAGGATTTTCATAAATTACTTCCCAACAACGAGCTATTTTGGATTGACGAATGTGGCCATGCACCTATGATGGAGCAACCACAGCAGTTTAATTCCATTCTAGATTCCTGGCTGAGTAAGCAAAAAGTTTGA
- a CDS encoding gamma carbonic anhydrase family protein gives MALVLPVQGKLPSFGSNCFLAPNATVVGDVSMGDDCSVWFNAVVRGDVHWIKMGNKVNVQDGAVIHCTYQKAPTSIGNNVSIGHNALVHGCTLEDNVLIGMGAIVMDNCVVECNSIVAAGAVLLENTRVESGSIYAGVPAKKVKQLSPEQFETLNQRIADNYVMYSSWFK, from the coding sequence ATGGCTTTGGTATTACCCGTTCAAGGAAAGCTTCCTTCATTTGGTTCTAATTGTTTTTTGGCTCCTAACGCTACCGTGGTGGGCGATGTAAGCATGGGCGACGACTGCAGTGTATGGTTCAATGCCGTAGTTCGTGGCGATGTGCATTGGATTAAAATGGGAAATAAGGTGAATGTTCAAGACGGTGCCGTAATTCATTGTACCTATCAAAAGGCTCCTACATCCATCGGAAATAACGTGTCGATTGGTCACAATGCACTGGTTCATGGTTGTACCCTGGAAGATAATGTCTTGATTGGAATGGGTGCTATTGTGATGGATAATTGTGTGGTAGAATGCAACAGTATTGTAGCTGCCGGCGCGGTTTTACTCGAAAATACCCGGGTCGAAAGCGGTTCTATTTATGCCGGTGTTCCTGCCAAAAAGGTGAAACAATTAAGCCCCGAACAGTTTGAAACGCTTAACCAACGCATTGCCGATAATTATGTCATGTATTCTTCCTGGTTTAAATAA
- a CDS encoding helix-turn-helix domain-containing protein, giving the protein MDLFSTEENIRLIFGLKIKQLRNEKGLQQTDLARLTESSVSYVNEIEKGKKFPKPDKILMLAKALGVAYDDLVSLKMDNNLSPIIQILESPIMREVPLDLFGIDKGKLIELISRAPAKINAFISTIIEIARNYNLTQEHFYFAALRSYQEMHENYFEDLEQEAEKFAISHRLAQDLPVKSENLKQILVSEFGYTIQSLPNEKSSVLTPIRSIFLPETKTLLINEQLADTQKAFIYGKELGYSQMQLSERAFVTPWQKAGSFEQVLANMKASYFSGALMIPKAQLIADLHLFFNNAEWRPELFLRFLEKYNSSPEMFMHRLTNIIPSHFGIKNLFFLRFNYSSGVDHFDLTKELHLTQLHNPHANQIDEVYCRRWLAIRIFNDLEKQKADHLPKAPVASVQRSQFEQSGNEYFNFTLARWLGRTPEKGLSVTIGFLINNEFKKKVRFWNSPSVPVKVVNQTCQRCGIENCLERGAEPSVLHELQRQLALDAEISELRGKKN; this is encoded by the coding sequence TTGGACTTGTTCTCCACCGAAGAAAATATTCGTTTGATTTTTGGCCTGAAAATCAAACAGTTAAGAAACGAAAAGGGTTTGCAGCAAACCGATTTGGCCCGACTTACCGAAAGTTCAGTCTCTTATGTGAATGAAATTGAAAAAGGAAAAAAGTTTCCTAAACCCGATAAAATTCTCATGCTGGCAAAAGCTTTAGGGGTAGCTTACGATGATTTGGTTTCGCTGAAAATGGATAATAACCTATCACCCATTATCCAAATATTGGAATCTCCTATCATGCGCGAAGTTCCACTCGATTTGTTTGGAATTGATAAGGGTAAGTTGATCGAACTCATATCGAGGGCCCCAGCCAAAATAAATGCCTTTATTTCAACCATCATAGAAATTGCCCGTAACTATAACCTCACCCAGGAACATTTTTATTTTGCAGCCTTGCGCTCGTATCAGGAAATGCATGAAAATTATTTCGAGGACCTGGAGCAAGAAGCCGAAAAATTTGCTATTTCTCACCGATTGGCCCAGGATTTACCGGTGAAGTCGGAAAACCTGAAGCAAATTTTGGTAAGTGAATTCGGTTATACCATACAAAGTTTACCCAATGAAAAAAGTTCTGTTCTAACGCCCATTCGTTCCATTTTTTTGCCTGAAACAAAAACGCTGCTTATCAACGAGCAATTAGCCGATACGCAAAAGGCTTTTATCTATGGTAAGGAACTTGGCTACAGTCAAATGCAGCTTTCTGAACGGGCATTTGTTACCCCATGGCAAAAGGCCGGTAGCTTTGAACAAGTGCTGGCCAATATGAAAGCAAGCTATTTCTCCGGGGCGCTAATGATTCCTAAAGCTCAGTTGATTGCCGATTTGCACCTGTTTTTTAATAATGCGGAGTGGAGGCCTGAATTGTTTCTTCGCTTTTTGGAAAAATACAATTCTTCGCCCGAGATGTTTATGCACCGGCTCACCAACATTATCCCTTCTCATTTCGGAATTAAAAACCTTTTCTTTTTGAGATTTAATTATTCCTCAGGTGTCGATCATTTCGATTTAACGAAGGAATTGCACCTCACTCAGTTGCACAATCCCCACGCTAACCAAATCGATGAAGTGTATTGCCGTCGCTGGTTGGCAATTCGTATTTTCAATGATTTGGAAAAGCAAAAGGCCGATCATCTTCCCAAAGCTCCTGTAGCTAGTGTGCAGCGCTCTCAGTTTGAACAATCAGGCAATGAATATTTTAATTTTACCCTGGCCCGATGGTTGGGTCGAACTCCCGAAAAAGGCCTTTCTGTAACCATTGGTTTCCTGATTAACAATGAGTTTAAAAAGAAGGTTAGGTTTTGGAATTCGCCTTCGGTACCGGTAAAAGTGGTGAATCAAACCTGCCAACGCTGCGGAATTGAGAATTGCCTGGAACGTGGCGCTGAACCTAGCGTTTTGCACGAATTGCAACGGCAGTTGGCCCTCGACGCAGAAATTTCGGAATTGAGGGGGAAAAAAAATTAA